In the genome of Capra hircus breed San Clemente chromosome 17, ASM170441v1, whole genome shotgun sequence, one region contains:
- the LOC102173595 gene encoding coiled-coil domain-containing protein 94, whose amino-acid sequence MLERKVLDKYYPPDFDPSKIPKLKLPKDWQYVVRLTAPFNMRCKTCGEYVYRGKKFSARKETVQNESYLGLPIFRFYIKCTRCLAEIAFKTDPENTDYTMEHGATRNFQAEKLLEEEEKRVQKEREDEELNNPMKVLESRTKDSKLEMEVLESLQEPKGLSQRRAHVDFEAMLRQHRLSEEERQRQEQEEDERETAALVEESRKRRLLEDSDSEEDTTPTQPQPALQPNPTAILDETPKAKRKAESWERSVGALGSRPQLSGLVVKKTGLDSIIRRGRAPPLPGAMKNGQAAGPAPPDAQHVLPEPAGRVF is encoded by the coding sequence ATGTTGGAGCGAAAAGTTTTAGACAAATACTACCCCCCTGACTTTGACCCATCGAAGATTCCCAAGCTCAAGCTGCCCAAAGATTGGCAGTATGTAGTGCGGCTGACGGCCCCCTTCAACATGAGATGTAAGACATGTGGAGAATACGTTTACAGGGGCAAGAAGTTCAGTGCTCGCAAGGAAACGGTACAGAATGAGTCCTACCTGGGCCTGCCCATCTTCCGCTTCTACATCAAGTGCACGCGCTGCCTGGCAGAGATCGCCTTCAAGACAGACCCTGAAAACACAGACTACACCATGGAGCACGGAGCCACGAGGAACTTCCAGGCTGAGaagctcctggaggaggaggagaagagggtgcagAAGGAGCGCGAGGATGAGGAGCTGAACAACCCCATGAAGGTGCTGGAGAGCAGAACTAAGGACTCCAAGCTGGAGATGGAGGTCCTGGAGAGCCTGCAGGAGCCCAAAGGCCTGAGCCAGCGGCGGGCCCACGTGGACTTCGAGGCCATGCTGCGGCAGCACCGCCTGTCAGAGGAGGAGCGgcagaggcaggagcaggaggaggatgaGAGGGAGACAGCGGCGCTAGTGGAGGAATCAAGGAAAAGAAGGCTCCTTGAAGACTCTGACTCAGAGGAGGacaccacccccacccagccccagccaGCCCTCCAGCCCAACCCCACTGCCATCCTGGACGAGACCCCGAAAGccaagaggaaggcagagagctGGGAGCGCAGCGTGGGTGCCCTTGGCAGCAGGCCCCAGCTGTCGGGCCTGGTTGTGAAGAAAACAGGCCTGGACAGCATCATCCGTCGAGGAAGAGCCCCGCCCCTCCCAGGTGCAATGAAGAACGGTCAGGCAGCTGGCCCAGCACCCCCAGATGCCCAGCATGTCCTCCCTGAGCCAGCTGGGCGTGTATTCTGA